A region from the Nostoc sp. HK-01 genome encodes:
- a CDS encoding ABC transporter-like protein produces MSDALFCIENLRVAYPQRGGEELSWAVDDVSLTLQPGERMGLVGESGCGKSTLGRAVMRLLPSSSRIEGRVTFQGEPVFDLTPTQLRKFRGEVVALIFQDPMTRLDPLMTIGKHCLETLQAHSPELSAKEAKEKALATLEKVKIPASRWNQYPHEFSGGMRQRVAIALALLLNPKLIVADEPTTSLDVTVSAQILQELTRLCAEENMALLLISHDLAMVAEYCDRIGVMYKGKMVEMGATTSVFGNPQHEYTRSLLQAALHIQTVDEVTEDWGLGNEENISQTPILRVTELKQHYTIEPNFIERLFKAESQTIKAVDGINLELYQGEILGLVGESGCGKSTLSRTILQLIHPTSGKVEFLGKDLTKLSRQEIRSSRRQMQMVFQDPHACLNPAMTVGQSIGDPLLIHNLADAAKAKEEVLWMLQKVGLTPPEVYYQRYPSDLSGGQQQRVAIARALITRPKLLICDEPVSMLDASVQSQVLDLMLQLKEEFELTYLFITHDLWLARFLCDRIAVMHGGKIVELGPTKQIFANPQHPYTKTLLAAAPLLARA; encoded by the coding sequence ATGAGTGACGCTTTATTTTGTATAGAAAATTTACGAGTTGCTTATCCTCAGCGCGGTGGGGAAGAACTTAGTTGGGCGGTGGATGATGTATCTTTGACACTACAACCTGGGGAAAGAATGGGTTTGGTGGGGGAGTCTGGTTGTGGTAAATCTACTTTGGGAAGGGCAGTAATGCGGTTGTTACCGTCATCCAGCCGGATTGAGGGACGAGTAACTTTTCAAGGAGAGCCAGTATTTGATTTAACACCAACTCAGTTGCGGAAATTTCGGGGAGAAGTAGTAGCATTAATTTTCCAAGATCCGATGACGCGCCTTGACCCGTTAATGACGATTGGTAAACATTGTCTGGAAACTTTGCAAGCACATTCCCCAGAGTTATCAGCCAAGGAAGCCAAAGAAAAAGCGCTGGCGACTTTAGAAAAGGTAAAAATCCCGGCGAGTAGGTGGAATCAGTACCCTCATGAGTTTAGCGGTGGGATGCGACAACGGGTAGCGATCGCTCTTGCCCTCCTCCTAAATCCTAAGTTAATTGTGGCTGATGAACCTACCACTAGTTTAGATGTCACTGTTTCAGCCCAGATTTTACAAGAATTAACACGTCTGTGTGCTGAAGAAAATATGGCGCTGTTGCTAATTTCTCACGATTTGGCAATGGTAGCAGAATATTGCGATCGCATCGGCGTAATGTACAAGGGCAAAATGGTAGAAATGGGTGCCACTACATCGGTATTTGGCAACCCCCAGCATGAATATACGCGATCGCTTCTGCAAGCAGCTTTGCACATTCAAACAGTTGATGAGGTAACTGAAGACTGGGGATTAGGCAATGAGGAAAATATTTCTCAAACGCCTATTTTGCGTGTCACAGAACTCAAGCAACACTACACCATAGAGCCTAACTTTATTGAACGACTGTTTAAAGCTGAAAGTCAAACAATCAAAGCCGTAGATGGTATTAACCTCGAACTTTATCAAGGAGAAATTCTCGGCTTAGTTGGTGAGTCGGGTTGCGGTAAAAGCACACTATCGCGGACTATCTTACAGCTAATTCATCCTACATCTGGCAAAGTGGAATTTTTGGGTAAGGATTTAACCAAGCTATCGCGGCAAGAAATTCGCTCTTCCCGACGACAGATGCAAATGGTGTTTCAAGACCCACATGCTTGTCTGAATCCGGCGATGACAGTGGGGCAGAGTATAGGTGATCCTTTGTTAATTCACAATCTTGCTGATGCGGCTAAAGCAAAAGAAGAAGTATTGTGGATGTTGCAAAAAGTCGGCTTAACACCGCCAGAAGTTTATTATCAACGTTACCCATCAGATTTGTCTGGCGGACAGCAGCAACGGGTAGCGATCGCGCGGGCTTTAATTACTCGCCCCAAACTGTTGATTTGCGACGAACCGGTGAGTATGTTAGATGCCAGCGTACAGTCGCAAGTTCTGGATTTGATGTTGCAATTAAAGGAAGAATTTGAGTTAACGTATCTATTTATTACTCATGACTTGTGGTTAGCGAGATTTTTGTGCGATCGCATTGCGGTAATGCACGGTGGTAAAATCGTTGAACTCGGCCCGACAAAACAAATTTTTGCCAATCCTCAGCACCCGTATACTAAAACTCTACTAGCGGCGGCTCCCCTATTGGCACGGGCTTAG
- a CDS encoding glutamate 5-kinase: MTKTIVVKIGTSSLTQPETGQLALSTIATLTETLCNLRQQGNRVILVSSGAVGVGCARLGLTERPKAIALKQAVAAVGQGRLMRIYDDLFTTLQQPIAQVLLTRSDLVQRSRYLNVYNTFKELLGLGVIPVVNENDTVAVEELKFGDNDTLSALVASLVEADWLFLLTDVDRLYSADPRSVPDAKPISLVSNIKELAKLQIQTGGQGSQWGTGGMVTKISAARIAIAAGVRTVITQGRFPRNLEKILQGEPLGTHFEPQPEPTSARKRWIAYGLVPAGKLYLDQGAIIAISQAGKSLLAAGIKAVEGEFDTQAAVQLCDTHGNEIARGLVNYSSDELQKICGRHSREIPEILGYVGSDTVVHRDNLVLT; this comes from the coding sequence ATGACCAAAACGATTGTCGTTAAAATCGGCACTTCTAGCCTGACCCAACCAGAAACAGGGCAATTAGCACTGTCTACGATCGCAACTTTAACAGAAACACTGTGCAATTTAAGACAGCAGGGCAATCGAGTGATTTTGGTTTCCTCTGGTGCGGTGGGTGTTGGTTGTGCGAGATTGGGTTTAACAGAACGCCCCAAAGCGATCGCCCTCAAACAAGCAGTAGCCGCAGTTGGTCAAGGGCGGTTAATGCGGATATATGATGATTTGTTTACTACCTTGCAACAGCCGATTGCCCAAGTTTTGCTAACTCGCAGCGATTTAGTACAGCGTAGCCGATACCTTAACGTTTACAACACCTTTAAAGAATTGCTGGGACTGGGTGTAATTCCCGTAGTTAATGAAAATGACACCGTAGCTGTAGAGGAACTGAAATTTGGTGATAACGATACCCTATCAGCATTAGTAGCGAGTTTAGTAGAAGCCGATTGGCTATTTTTACTTACCGACGTAGACAGATTATACTCAGCCGATCCCCGTTCTGTACCCGATGCCAAACCCATTTCCTTGGTCAGTAATATTAAAGAATTGGCAAAACTGCAAATCCAAACAGGCGGACAAGGCTCACAATGGGGTACTGGTGGGATGGTAACAAAAATCTCCGCCGCCAGAATTGCGATCGCGGCGGGAGTACGAACAGTAATCACGCAAGGGCGATTTCCCCGCAATCTCGAAAAAATTTTACAAGGGGAACCTTTAGGAACGCACTTTGAACCGCAACCTGAACCCACATCAGCCAGAAAACGCTGGATAGCTTACGGACTTGTGCCAGCGGGAAAATTGTATTTAGATCAGGGTGCGATCATAGCCATATCGCAAGCCGGAAAATCATTATTAGCAGCAGGTATCAAAGCAGTAGAAGGAGAATTTGACACCCAAGCAGCTGTGCAATTGTGCGACACCCACGGCAACGAAATAGCTAGAGGACTAGTAAACTACAGCAGCGATGAACTGCAAAAGATCTGCGGCCGTCACTCTAGAGAAATTCCGGAAATATTGGGCTATGTTGGTTCAGATACCGTAGTGCATCGAGATAACTTAGTTTTGACTTAA
- a CDS encoding HAD family phosphatase → MTWNNLLQPDLILHGSVLRLTKKIIQQYGLKGLVLDVDETLVPFTVGTPSPELRQWVEEIRMNVDLWLVSNNLSESRIGSIARSLNLPYYLGAAKPSRRKIRAALQSMDLPAHQVGMVGDRLFTDVLAGNRLGMFTILVEPIIHPDAALRSHPVRNFEVWFSEILGASITPKQNTIHKK, encoded by the coding sequence ATGACTTGGAACAATCTCTTACAGCCTGACTTGATTTTACACGGTTCAGTATTGCGATTGACTAAAAAAATTATTCAACAATATGGGCTGAAGGGACTAGTTTTAGATGTAGATGAAACTTTAGTTCCCTTTACAGTCGGGACTCCTTCACCAGAATTGAGACAATGGGTAGAAGAAATCCGCATGAACGTTGATTTGTGGTTAGTGAGCAATAACTTAAGTGAATCTCGCATTGGCAGCATTGCCCGTTCTTTGAACTTACCTTACTACTTAGGTGCAGCCAAGCCCTCTCGCCGGAAAATTAGAGCGGCTCTGCAATCAATGGATTTACCTGCACATCAAGTGGGTATGGTGGGCGATCGCTTATTTACTGATGTTTTAGCCGGGAATCGTCTGGGAATGTTTACAATTCTCGTAGAACCGATTATTCACCCCGATGCTGCACTGCGTTCCCATCCTGTGAGAAATTTTGAAGTTTGGTTTTCCGAAATTTTGGGAGCCTCTATCACTCCCAAGCAAAACACAATTCACAAAAAGTAA
- a CDS encoding Holliday junction resolvase-like protein has translation MTMTTKQYISALGLDVGLKRIGVAGCDRTGLIATGITTVERSSFERDVEQFQNIVNEREVEILVVGLPYSMDGSLGFQARQVQKFATRLGKALKLPIEYVDERLTSYQAEQMLIAEKVSPSRNKGLIDRKAAALILQQWLDARRATAVKMLSSMDSF, from the coding sequence ATGACAATGACCACAAAGCAGTATATTTCAGCACTAGGATTAGATGTCGGACTCAAGCGCATCGGCGTAGCTGGATGCGATCGCACTGGTTTAATTGCGACCGGAATTACAACAGTTGAACGCTCATCTTTTGAGCGCGATGTTGAGCAATTCCAAAATATAGTTAATGAACGTGAGGTAGAAATCTTAGTAGTTGGTTTACCTTATTCAATGGATGGCTCTTTGGGATTTCAGGCGCGTCAAGTGCAGAAATTTGCCACTAGACTGGGCAAGGCTCTCAAACTACCCATTGAATATGTTGATGAGCGCTTAACCTCTTATCAAGCAGAGCAAATGCTCATTGCAGAAAAAGTCTCACCATCTCGGAATAAAGGTTTAATTGACCGCAAAGCAGCAGCACTAATTTTACAACAATGGCTGGATGCTCGACGAGCTACCGCAGTTAAGATGCTGTCGAGTATGGATAGCTTTTGA
- a CDS encoding GCN5-related N-acetyltransferase, with the protein MTSLLPRNLSVVIRPVHFRDLDGIERLTQESFTAMTPNESSCANHQMQSLRRWYGLLKFLSWFPNPLQYRFCAFVAEQGRMLLGMIQVSPFNRTRSTWRIDRVLLDRTADKQGIGSQLLRHCFESILEARTWLLEVNINDVDALALYRQNGFQRLAEITYWKIEADLLAELAQAEPDLPNLLPVSNADAQLLYQLDTASMPPLVRQVFDRNTRDFKTSLFGALTDAVKQWITKTEVVSGYVFEPQRKAAIGYFQVQLDRKGETPHVATLTVHPAYTWLYPELLSQLARIAQDFPQQGLRLASLDYQPEREEYLERIGAKRTEHTLIMSRSVWHKLRESKFVSLEGIQWTDVLQGLQPARKPIPGGMSWAKTVQPQSSDIPVPTKSEPITFKCNNCNIEASCQNESVDGQQEK; encoded by the coding sequence ATGACTTCATTACTTCCTCGAAATCTCAGCGTTGTCATCCGGCCAGTCCACTTTCGGGATCTGGATGGAATTGAGCGATTAACTCAAGAGTCATTCACCGCAATGACTCCTAACGAGTCTAGTTGTGCCAACCATCAGATGCAATCGCTGCGTCGCTGGTATGGATTACTCAAATTTTTGAGTTGGTTTCCTAATCCCCTACAGTATCGTTTCTGTGCATTCGTAGCTGAACAGGGACGGATGCTTTTAGGCATGATTCAGGTGTCACCATTTAACCGCACCCGTAGTACTTGGCGCATTGATCGGGTGCTGCTAGATCGCACCGCGGATAAGCAAGGAATTGGCTCACAATTGTTGCGTCACTGTTTTGAGTCGATTTTAGAAGCTCGGACTTGGTTATTAGAAGTAAATATTAATGATGTCGATGCCCTTGCACTGTATCGGCAAAATGGATTTCAACGTCTAGCAGAAATTACATACTGGAAAATTGAAGCTGATTTACTAGCGGAATTAGCACAAGCAGAACCAGATTTACCTAACTTGCTCCCAGTCAGTAACGCAGATGCTCAGTTGCTCTATCAACTAGATACAGCATCTATGCCGCCTTTAGTGCGTCAGGTATTTGACCGCAACACCCGCGATTTTAAAACCAGCTTGTTCGGAGCATTAACTGATGCAGTCAAGCAGTGGATAACCAAAACTGAAGTTGTCAGTGGTTATGTGTTTGAACCTCAACGCAAAGCCGCAATTGGCTATTTTCAAGTGCAGCTTGACCGCAAAGGTGAAACTCCTCATGTAGCTACGCTGACAGTTCATCCTGCATACACTTGGTTGTATCCAGAATTGCTGTCGCAATTGGCGCGGATAGCACAAGACTTTCCCCAACAGGGTTTGCGGCTGGCTTCTTTAGACTACCAGCCAGAACGAGAAGAATATTTAGAACGGATTGGTGCGAAACGCACTGAACACACTTTGATCATGTCTCGCTCAGTGTGGCACAAACTCCGAGAATCAAAATTTGTCTCCCTAGAAGGCATTCAATGGACTGATGTACTGCAAGGTTTGCAACCAGCGCGTAAGCCAATTCCAGGTGGTATGTCTTGGGCAAAAACAGTACAGCCACAATCCTCAGATATACCAGTGCCAACTAAATCAGAGCCTATTACCTTTAAGTGCAACAACTGTAACATTGAAGCCTCTTGCCAAAATGAATCCGTAGATGGTCAGCAGGAAAAGTAG
- a CDS encoding winged helix family two component transcriptional regulator, whose translation MTHILLVEDEVKLARFIELELNYEGYQVSVAYDGLTALTAARELHPDLVILDWMLPGLSGLEICRRLRSTGDKVPVILLTAKDEVSDRVAGLDAGADDYVVKPFSVEELLARVRAHLRRNQEADAADILEFEDLSLNRRTREVYRGDRLIELTAKEFDLLDYLLSHPRQVITRDRILEEVWGYDFMGDSNIIEVYVRYLRLKLEINQEKRLIQTVRGVGYVLRE comes from the coding sequence ATGACACACATCTTACTTGTAGAAGATGAGGTCAAACTGGCGCGATTTATCGAATTGGAACTGAATTACGAAGGTTATCAAGTCAGTGTCGCCTACGATGGATTAACTGCGCTGACTGCAGCGCGGGAGTTACATCCAGATTTAGTTATTTTAGATTGGATGTTACCTGGGTTATCAGGATTAGAAATTTGTCGTCGCCTACGGAGTACTGGTGATAAAGTCCCAGTAATATTATTAACTGCTAAAGATGAAGTCAGCGATCGCGTTGCCGGTTTAGATGCTGGTGCTGATGATTATGTAGTAAAACCGTTTAGCGTTGAAGAACTCTTAGCCAGAGTCCGCGCTCATCTGCGTCGCAATCAAGAAGCAGACGCAGCCGATATCTTAGAATTTGAAGATCTCAGCTTAAATCGCCGGACTAGAGAAGTTTATCGCGGTGACAGATTAATTGAATTAACCGCCAAAGAATTTGACTTGCTCGATTATTTACTTTCCCATCCCCGACAGGTAATTACCCGCGATCGCATTTTAGAAGAAGTCTGGGGTTACGACTTCATGGGCGATTCCAACATTATCGAAGTTTATGTCCGTTACTTGCGCCTCAAACTCGAAATCAATCAAGAAAAGCGCCTGATTCAAACAGTCCGCGGTGTTGGCTACGTCCTACGAGAGTAG
- a CDS encoding class III aminotransferase yields MKLAARVSQVKPSLTLAIAAKAKAMKAEGIDVCSFSAGEPDFDTPAHIKAAAAKALEEGKTKYGPAAGEPKLREAIAQKLKTDNGLDYKAENVIVTNGGKHSLYNLILSLIDPGDEVIIPAPYWLSYPEMVTLAGGVSVIVNTDASTGYKITPEQLRQAITPKTKLFVLNSPSNPTGMVYTPEEIKALAQVVVDADIYVVSDEIYEKILYDGAEHISIGSLGQEIFERTFISNGFAKAYSMTGWRLGYLAGPIEIIKAANSIQGHSTSNVCTFAQYGAIAALQESQDCVAEMLAAFTKRRQVMLERINAIPGLNCPKPDGAFYLFPDISKTGLKSLDFCNALIEEHQVAVIPGIAFGADNNIRLSYATDLTTIEKGLDRLEKFVRTHI; encoded by the coding sequence ATGAAACTGGCAGCAAGAGTAAGTCAGGTAAAACCTTCTTTAACCTTAGCGATCGCAGCTAAAGCTAAGGCCATGAAGGCAGAAGGTATAGATGTTTGTAGTTTTAGCGCTGGCGAACCGGATTTTGACACACCAGCGCATATTAAAGCCGCAGCAGCAAAAGCTTTGGAAGAAGGCAAAACCAAGTATGGCCCCGCAGCTGGAGAACCAAAGTTAAGGGAAGCGATCGCCCAAAAGCTGAAAACTGATAACGGTTTAGATTACAAAGCAGAAAATGTCATCGTCACCAATGGCGGTAAACATTCTTTGTACAACTTGATCTTGTCACTCATCGATCCAGGTGATGAGGTAATTATTCCGGCTCCCTATTGGCTGAGTTATCCCGAAATGGTAACTTTGGCAGGTGGTGTATCAGTAATTGTCAACACTGATGCTTCCACAGGCTATAAAATTACACCGGAACAACTGCGCCAAGCCATTACCCCTAAAACTAAGTTATTTGTCCTCAATTCTCCATCTAACCCAACAGGGATGGTATACACGCCAGAGGAAATTAAAGCTTTGGCGCAAGTAGTAGTTGATGCAGATATCTATGTAGTTTCCGATGAGATTTACGAAAAAATTCTCTACGACGGTGCAGAACACATTAGTATTGGTTCTCTCGGTCAAGAAATTTTTGAACGTACCTTTATTAGTAACGGCTTTGCTAAAGCTTACTCTATGACAGGTTGGCGCTTGGGTTACTTAGCTGGGCCAATAGAAATTATTAAAGCCGCCAATTCCATACAAGGGCATAGTACATCTAATGTTTGTACCTTTGCTCAATATGGGGCGATCGCAGCCTTACAAGAATCTCAAGACTGTGTAGCCGAAATGCTGGCAGCTTTCACCAAACGGCGACAAGTTATGCTAGAGAGAATCAACGCCATTCCTGGACTGAATTGTCCCAAACCAGATGGTGCTTTTTATCTGTTTCCCGACATCAGCAAAACCGGACTGAAATCCTTAGACTTTTGCAACGCTTTGATTGAAGAACATCAAGTTGCAGTCATTCCTGGAATTGCCTTTGGTGCAGATAATAACATTCGTCTTTCCTACGCCACTGATTTAACCACAATCGAAAAGGGATTAGATAGGTTAGAAAAATTTGTGCGGACTCACATTTAG
- a CDS encoding putative amino acid transporter produces the protein MRWLLAENRREKEGPYQKEEAHRQHPWWQVMCLTGVDYFSTLGYQPGIAALAAGALSPIATLILVLLTLFGALPIYRRIAAKSPHGEGSIAMLEHLLSWWQGKLLVLCLLGFVATDFIITITLSAADATAHIIENPLTPSLLHSQSIAITLMLIALLGVVFLRGFKEAIGIAVFLVAVYLLLNLVVISIGLYHIAINPGAIANWQTALFAHHSNFFALIGLAILLFPKLALGLSGFETGVTVMPLVQGSSSDTPEMPRGRVRNTRKLLTAAAVIMSFFLLTSSFVTTLLIPATEFATGGKANGRALAYLAHLYLGNGFGTIYDLSTISILWFAGASAMAGLLNIVPRYLPRYGMAPSWALLTRPLVLVYITIAFVVTVIFQANVEAQGGAYATGVLVLISSAAFAVTLSAHRQNSPKGRFIFALITLVFIYTTIVNIIERPEGIKIAAFFIGAIICTSLVSRVWRSTELRVEQIEVDENARQFIAEESQGAIRIIANRLNVGDEQEYLLKEKEVREDNHIPPTDPVIFLEILISDASDFTDVIRVKGVQVGDYRILRAESAAVPNAIAALLLYIRDQTGKIPHAYFGWVEGNPIQYLLRFILFGEGDIAVVTREVLRRAEKNPHRRPGIHVGG, from the coding sequence ATGCGCTGGTTACTGGCAGAAAACCGCCGCGAAAAGGAAGGGCCTTACCAGAAGGAAGAAGCACACCGCCAGCATCCTTGGTGGCAAGTTATGTGCTTAACCGGTGTAGATTATTTTTCTACTCTCGGCTATCAACCGGGAATTGCGGCATTGGCGGCAGGTGCGCTTTCTCCTATTGCTACGCTTATTTTGGTTTTATTAACGCTCTTTGGTGCATTGCCAATCTATCGCCGTATTGCTGCTAAAAGCCCACATGGTGAAGGTTCTATTGCTATGTTGGAGCATTTGCTGTCTTGGTGGCAAGGCAAATTACTGGTATTGTGTCTACTTGGCTTTGTGGCAACTGACTTTATTATTACTATTACTCTGTCTGCCGCTGATGCCACAGCCCATATCATTGAAAATCCGCTGACACCAAGTCTGCTGCACAGTCAAAGCATTGCTATTACCTTAATGTTAATTGCTTTACTCGGTGTAGTTTTCTTGAGAGGCTTTAAAGAAGCAATTGGGATTGCGGTATTTTTAGTGGCAGTTTATCTGCTGTTAAATTTAGTTGTCATTAGCATTGGGTTATATCATATTGCAATTAACCCAGGTGCGATCGCAAATTGGCAAACAGCACTTTTTGCCCATCATTCTAATTTCTTTGCTCTCATCGGTCTAGCTATCCTATTATTTCCCAAACTGGCATTAGGCTTATCAGGATTTGAGACTGGTGTAACTGTTATGCCCCTAGTTCAAGGTAGTAGTAGCGATACCCCAGAAATGCCCAGAGGAAGAGTGCGGAATACTCGCAAGCTACTGACTGCTGCGGCTGTAATTATGAGCTTCTTTTTACTAACCAGCAGTTTTGTCACTACTCTGTTAATTCCCGCCACGGAATTTGCCACAGGTGGTAAAGCCAATGGCCGCGCCCTTGCTTATCTGGCACATCTGTATTTAGGTAATGGCTTCGGTACCATTTATGATTTAAGCACCATTTCTATTTTGTGGTTTGCTGGTGCATCCGCAATGGCAGGGCTACTAAATATTGTGCCTCGTTACTTACCACGTTATGGTATGGCACCGAGTTGGGCGTTACTAACCAGACCCTTAGTATTGGTTTATATCACGATTGCCTTTGTGGTAACAGTGATTTTCCAGGCAAATGTAGAAGCACAGGGTGGTGCTTATGCAACAGGTGTATTGGTATTAATAAGTTCCGCCGCCTTTGCTGTTACTTTATCAGCCCATCGTCAAAATTCTCCAAAGGGAAGATTCATTTTTGCACTGATAACACTGGTCTTTATCTATACGACAATTGTCAATATTATTGAGAGACCAGAAGGGATTAAAATCGCCGCGTTCTTTATTGGTGCAATTATTTGTACTTCCCTAGTTTCCCGCGTTTGGCGCTCCACAGAACTGCGAGTAGAACAAATAGAAGTTGATGAAAATGCCCGCCAATTCATTGCTGAAGAAAGCCAAGGTGCAATCCGCATCATTGCTAATCGATTAAATGTGGGTGATGAACAAGAATATTTGTTAAAGGAAAAAGAGGTACGGGAAGATAACCACATTCCGCCGACAGATCCAGTGATCTTTCTAGAAATTTTGATATCTGATGCGTCAGATTTTACTGATGTGATTCGAGTCAAAGGTGTACAAGTTGGTGATTATCGAATTTTGCGGGCTGAAAGTGCCGCAGTACCCAATGCGATCGCCGCTTTGCTACTGTATATTCGTGACCAAACTGGTAAAATTCCGCACGCTTATTTCGGCTGGGTGGAAGGAAATCCCATCCAATATTTACTGCGGTTTATTTTATTTGGTGAAGGTGATATTGCTGTAGTTACCCGTGAAGTACTGCGTCGCGCCGAAAAAAATCCCCATAGGCGACCAGGAATCCATGTCGGTGGTTGA